One part of the Sorangiineae bacterium MSr11954 genome encodes these proteins:
- the istB gene encoding IS21-like element helper ATPase IstB: MHASPPTEPLSTDEVIGMMIDREWVARENKRLERLLKDARIPNGVSLEELSCEAGRGVDRSFARTLGACHWVRAKQNVIVVGATGGGKSFLGAALAQAACRQGFRALCIRTSRLLEQLAVARAAGTYAQALARIAKMSVLVLDDFLLSPMTEIERRDLLEVLEDRYDQSSTVITSQLPTKTWHQAIGEATMADAICDRLVHNAHVVTLRGGSMRKKKAIAPEVTETKT, translated from the coding sequence ATGCACGCGTCTCCCCCGACGGAACCCCTCTCCACTGACGAGGTGATCGGGATGATGATCGACCGCGAATGGGTGGCACGGGAAAACAAGCGACTCGAACGTTTGCTCAAAGACGCCCGAATACCCAATGGCGTGAGCCTCGAAGAGCTATCGTGCGAAGCAGGCCGCGGTGTCGACCGCTCCTTCGCGCGTACGCTCGGGGCTTGCCACTGGGTCCGAGCGAAACAGAACGTGATCGTGGTCGGAGCAACGGGAGGCGGAAAGAGCTTTCTCGGTGCAGCCCTCGCCCAAGCGGCGTGCCGGCAAGGCTTTCGGGCGCTCTGCATTCGCACGTCGCGCCTGCTGGAGCAGCTCGCCGTCGCGCGTGCCGCGGGCACCTACGCCCAGGCGCTCGCGCGCATCGCGAAGATGTCGGTCCTCGTGCTCGACGATTTTCTGTTGTCGCCGATGACGGAGATCGAGCGGCGCGATCTGCTCGAAGTGCTGGAGGATCGGTACGACCAATCGTCGACGGTGATCACGTCGCAACTTCCGACGAAAACTTGGCATCAAGCCATCGGCGAAGCGACAATGGCGGACGCCATCTGCGACCGCCTCGTGCACAACGCCCACGTGGTGACCCTTCGGGGCGGCTCGATGCGGAAGAAGAAGGCGATTGCCCCCGAGGTGACCGAAACGAAAACCTGA
- a CDS encoding DUF2306 domain-containing protein, producing MQVLSRLRATTSRVLFLSVMALGAAFITASSLVYFEQDELAPFVIERLPLRFEALWLVSLRVHVVAAMVAFPLCILLMTRTLQRRAVLHRWLGRIAGTVILFALVPSGAVLSLEAKGGPLVSAGFLLSGALVAWFVVKGVRAARRKEMAAHRRAMMHVFAQMSVAVTSRALLFAFDAAGMSPDVAYVVALWCPVLASAAVAESLAGSLKRMVQVHGLKMATFLRARVVARPIARVGR from the coding sequence ATGCAGGTGCTGAGTCGCCTTCGTGCAACGACCTCCCGAGTTCTCTTCCTGTCCGTGATGGCACTCGGTGCAGCGTTCATCACTGCGTCGAGCCTCGTGTACTTCGAGCAGGATGAGCTTGCGCCGTTCGTCATCGAGAGGCTCCCCTTGCGGTTCGAGGCGCTCTGGCTCGTGTCCTTGCGCGTTCACGTCGTTGCGGCGATGGTCGCGTTCCCGCTCTGCATCTTGCTGATGACGCGGACCCTGCAACGGCGCGCTGTGCTGCATCGATGGCTGGGCCGGATCGCGGGCACGGTCATTCTGTTTGCGCTGGTTCCATCGGGTGCCGTCCTTTCGCTCGAAGCAAAGGGCGGCCCGCTCGTCAGCGCTGGTTTTCTTCTCAGTGGTGCGCTCGTCGCTTGGTTCGTGGTGAAGGGCGTTCGCGCAGCGCGGCGCAAGGAGATGGCTGCCCATCGCCGCGCCATGATGCATGTCTTCGCCCAGATGAGCGTCGCGGTGACGTCGCGCGCGCTGCTCTTCGCCTTCGACGCTGCGGGAATGAGTCCCGATGTCGCGTATGTCGTTGCGCTGTGGTGCCCGGTCCTTGCAAGCGCCGCAGTCGCAGAATCATTGGCCGGATCTCTCAAGAGGATGGTGCAGGTTCATGGTCTCAAGATGGCAACGTTTCTGCGTGCTCGGGTTGTTGCTCGTCCCATCGCTCGCGTCGGCCGCTGA
- a CDS encoding YciI family protein — protein sequence MKHYLLFYDVTADYPERRVQYRSAHLEKAWASQERGELLLGGAFADPIDGAVLLFRAESADVVRRFAADDPYVRNGCVTSWRVREWTTVVGEGASTQVRP from the coding sequence ATGAAGCATTATCTGCTCTTCTATGACGTCACCGCCGATTATCCCGAGCGCCGCGTCCAATACCGAAGCGCCCATCTCGAAAAGGCATGGGCATCGCAAGAGCGCGGCGAGCTTTTGCTGGGTGGCGCGTTCGCGGATCCCATCGATGGCGCCGTTCTTCTCTTTCGCGCCGAGAGCGCGGACGTGGTGCGCCGTTTTGCTGCCGACGATCCTTACGTGCGCAACGGGTGCGTCACATCGTGGCGCGTGCGCGAGTGGACCACCGTGGTCGGAGAAGGCGCGAGCACCCAGGTGCGACCATGA
- a CDS encoding MFS transporter has product MNFGREAESTGYDPSAPARARSATGMEAAKPAAGLSRGVILLFALACGLSVANIYFAHPLLDAMAHDFGISPASIGIVVTATQIGYGLGLFFIVPLGDRIDRRRLIVGQGIASTAALVVVGFAPTGAVLLGGIFVVGLLAVVVQVLVAFAATFAAPEERGAVVGSVTSGVVLGILLARFVAGVLADLGGWRSVYLTSAALTLAMAGLLYRVLPHYENGDAGRSYLELLKSVVGLFRDLPLLRVRAVLALLIFAAFNVLWAPMVLPLSAPPFSLSHTEVGLFGLAGAAGTFGAGRAGRLADRGLGQWTTGLSLALMLVSWIPIAMLGTSLWALIIGVLLLDFAIQAVHVTNQSMIFAVKPEARSRLVGGYMIFYSIGSATGSIASTTVYAWAGWSGVCALGATICAIALLFWAATRHV; this is encoded by the coding sequence ATGAATTTCGGACGGGAAGCAGAGTCGACCGGGTACGATCCCAGCGCGCCGGCGCGAGCGCGGTCCGCGACCGGCATGGAGGCCGCCAAACCGGCGGCCGGGCTATCGCGGGGCGTGATTTTGCTGTTTGCACTCGCGTGCGGGCTGAGCGTCGCCAACATCTATTTTGCGCATCCGCTGCTCGACGCGATGGCGCACGACTTCGGCATCAGCCCGGCCTCCATTGGCATCGTCGTGACCGCGACCCAGATCGGATACGGGTTGGGGCTCTTCTTCATCGTGCCCCTGGGCGATCGGATCGATCGGCGGCGGCTCATCGTCGGACAGGGCATCGCATCGACCGCGGCGCTCGTGGTCGTGGGTTTCGCGCCGACGGGGGCGGTCCTCTTGGGGGGCATCTTCGTCGTGGGGCTGCTCGCCGTCGTCGTGCAAGTGCTGGTCGCGTTCGCCGCGACCTTTGCGGCACCGGAGGAACGCGGCGCCGTCGTCGGATCGGTGACCAGCGGCGTCGTGCTCGGAATTCTGTTGGCTCGCTTCGTCGCCGGCGTGCTGGCCGATCTTGGCGGGTGGCGCTCGGTTTACCTCACCTCGGCCGCCTTGACCTTGGCGATGGCGGGGCTCTTGTACCGCGTCCTTCCGCATTACGAAAACGGCGACGCAGGGCGATCCTATTTGGAATTGTTGAAGTCGGTGGTGGGGCTGTTTCGGGATCTGCCGCTGCTCCGCGTCCGAGCCGTCCTCGCGTTGCTCATTTTTGCCGCCTTCAATGTGCTTTGGGCCCCCATGGTGCTTCCGCTCTCGGCGCCGCCATTCTCGCTGTCGCATACGGAGGTCGGCCTTTTCGGCCTCGCGGGCGCCGCGGGGACGTTCGGCGCGGGCCGTGCAGGCCGATTGGCAGATCGCGGTCTCGGACAGTGGACGACGGGGCTCTCGCTCGCGCTCATGCTGGTATCGTGGATTCCCATTGCCATGCTGGGCACGTCGTTGTGGGCGCTCATCATCGGCGTGCTCCTCCTCGACTTTGCCATTCAAGCCGTGCACGTCACCAACCAGAGCATGATCTTCGCCGTGAAGCCGGAGGCTCGCAGCCGGCTCGTCGGCGGTTACATGATCTTCTACTCGATCGGCAGCGCGACGGGGTCGATCGCCTCGACCACGGTCTATGCCTGGGCGGGTTGGTCCGGTGTGTGCGCCCTCGGCGCGACCATTTGTGCGATCGCGTTGTTGTTTTGGGCAGCGACACGCCACGTGTGA
- a CDS encoding helix-turn-helix transcriptional regulator: MKRISLEQAECPVARALDAIGDWWSLLIVRDAFAGARRFGEFQKGLGVSKGILATRLRDLVALGILDTAPASDGTAYQEYVLTKRGRDLFPIVVGLRQWGEDHCFEAGEAHSILVDNETGKRIERMQLRAKDGRVLTSNDTTVKKLPSPRASKRTARASRTPRSSRNP, from the coding sequence ATGAAGCGCATCAGCCTAGAGCAAGCCGAGTGCCCCGTAGCGCGAGCACTGGATGCCATCGGCGATTGGTGGTCGCTCCTCATCGTGCGCGATGCGTTCGCGGGCGCGCGCCGGTTCGGCGAGTTTCAGAAGGGCCTGGGTGTCTCGAAGGGGATTTTGGCGACGAGGCTGCGCGATCTGGTGGCTCTCGGTATCCTCGACACCGCGCCGGCCTCCGACGGCACGGCGTATCAGGAATACGTTCTGACGAAGAGAGGGCGCGATCTCTTTCCCATCGTGGTCGGCCTGCGGCAATGGGGCGAGGATCACTGTTTCGAGGCCGGCGAGGCGCACTCGATCCTGGTGGACAACGAGACGGGCAAACGCATCGAGCGCATGCAGCTGCGAGCGAAAGACGGTCGCGTCCTCACGTCGAACGATACGACCGTAAAGAAGCTTCCGAGTCCGCGCGCGAGCAAAAGGACCGCGCGCGCGTCACGCACGCCGAGGTCTTCACGGAATCCCTAG
- a CDS encoding cytochrome P460 family protein, whose translation MRVIVHFMVLAAAALGVACSDDDKGSPFSSQGTAQRPATGGSSVDTWLQSGAYKSWHCERAVHEARAPSPHGYNRICSNDAISANATGTADWPEGAAAVKELYDSATSTTPSGYAVYLKTNADGAGGANWYWYERLPGGRIAADGLGSSGSAKDVCVGCHVAAGADAAHTPSPGGRDQVYTPVP comes from the coding sequence ATGAGAGTGATCGTCCATTTCATGGTCCTGGCTGCGGCCGCTCTGGGCGTCGCGTGCTCGGACGACGACAAAGGTTCCCCCTTCTCCTCCCAAGGCACGGCGCAGCGACCCGCCACGGGCGGTTCCAGCGTGGATACGTGGCTGCAGTCCGGAGCCTACAAATCGTGGCACTGCGAGCGCGCGGTTCACGAGGCCCGAGCCCCTTCACCCCATGGATACAACCGCATTTGCTCGAACGATGCCATATCTGCGAATGCCACGGGAACGGCCGACTGGCCCGAAGGCGCCGCGGCCGTGAAGGAGCTGTACGACAGCGCCACCAGCACGACCCCGAGCGGATATGCCGTTTATTTGAAGACGAATGCAGACGGTGCGGGCGGCGCCAATTGGTATTGGTACGAGCGGCTTCCGGGAGGTCGGATCGCGGCCGACGGTCTGGGCAGCAGCGGTAGCGCGAAAGACGTTTGCGTTGGGTGCCACGTCGCGGCCGGTGCGGATGCTGCCCATACGCCGTCGCCAGGTGGTCGCGACCAGGTTTATACACCCGTTCCCTGA
- a CDS encoding polysaccharide deacetylase: MAKEILCGFGVDVDAVSGWLGSYGGEDSPDDISRGLFAGEVGAPRLLQLFERLGIRTTWFIPGHSIETFPEQMKAVVDAGHEIGLHGYSHENPIAMTREQETDVLDKSIELVTKLSGKRPTGYVAPWWEFSKVTNELLLERGIKYDHSLMHDDFRPYYMRAGDSWTKVDYSKKAVDWMVPLKRGEETDLIEIPASWYLDDLPPMMFIKSSPNSHGFVNPRDIEQMWRDQFDWVYREMDYAVFPMTIHPDVSGRPQVLSMLARLHAHICHHAGVRFVTMNEMADDFARRFPRKR, translated from the coding sequence TCGATGTCGACGCGGTTTCGGGGTGGTTGGGATCCTATGGCGGGGAGGATTCGCCGGACGACATTTCGCGTGGGTTGTTTGCGGGTGAAGTGGGGGCGCCCCGGCTCCTCCAGCTGTTCGAGCGGCTCGGCATCCGGACCACGTGGTTCATTCCGGGCCACTCGATCGAGACGTTCCCCGAGCAGATGAAGGCGGTGGTCGACGCGGGCCACGAGATTGGTCTACACGGATATAGCCACGAAAACCCCATCGCGATGACGCGCGAGCAGGAAACGGACGTCCTGGACAAGAGCATCGAGCTGGTCACGAAGCTCTCGGGCAAGCGGCCGACGGGTTATGTCGCGCCTTGGTGGGAGTTCTCGAAGGTCACGAACGAGCTGCTTTTGGAGCGGGGTATCAAATACGACCATTCCTTGATGCACGACGACTTCAGGCCCTATTACATGCGCGCCGGGGATAGCTGGACGAAGGTCGACTATTCGAAGAAGGCGGTGGATTGGATGGTGCCGTTGAAGCGCGGTGAGGAGACCGATCTCATCGAGATTCCCGCATCATGGTACCTCGACGATCTACCTCCGATGATGTTCATCAAGAGCTCCCCCAACAGCCATGGGTTCGTGAACCCCCGCGACATCGAGCAAATGTGGCGCGATCAGTTCGACTGGGTTTATCGCGAGATGGACTATGCGGTATTTCCGATGACCATTCATCCGGACGTGTCGGGGAGGCCGCAAGTTCTGTCGATGCTGGCGCGCCTGCACGCCCACATCTGCCATCACGCCGGGGTGCGGTTCGTGACGATGAACGAGATGGCCGACGATTTCGCCAGGCGCTTTCCGCGTAAGAGGTAG